Below is a genomic region from Rhodococcus sp. WMMA185.
ATGATTGCGATTGGTTACTACGCGTACCGGCAGACCAGCGACCTCGATGACTACCTGTTGGGTGGGCGGCGGCTTCGGCCCAGTGTGGCAGCGTTATCTGCGGGAGCATCTGACATGTCGGGGTTCTTGCTCCTCGGCATCCCAGGAGCCATCTTCGCCGCGGGCCTCGGGGAGGCATGGATCGTTATCGGTCTTGTCATCGGCGCATACCTCAACTGGCTCCTCGTCGCTCCACGCCTGCGGGCGTACACCGAGATCGCCAACAATTCGATTACCGTGCCCAGTTTTTTCGAGAACCGGTTTCGCACTCATTCCCATCTTCTGCGGATCACCGCTGGGGCGGTCATCCTGGTGTTCTTCACCTTTTACGTGTCATCCGGACTGGTCGCAGGTGGGGTGTTTTTCGAATCCGTGTTCGGCTGGTCCTACACCACGGGCATGCTGGTCGTTGCGGGAACCACCCTTTCCTACACCCTTTTTGGCGGATTCCTCGGCGCTACCCTCACCGATGTCGCGCAGGGACTACTGATGATGGCTGCACTCATCGTAGTTCCCATTGCCGCGATCATCGCCGTTGGCGGCCCGAGTGAAGTTCTCAATGCGATCCATGCCGCCGACGCAGCTCACAACCTCGCCGCTCCTGGCGACGAGTTGAGCCACACCTCACTGTGGTTCGGCGGCAGCGTGACAGCAATCGTGTCGGCCGTCGCCTGGGGGCTTGGCTACTTCGGTCAACCTCACATCATCGTGCGGTTCATGGGAATGCGCTCGCCGGCCGATGCAAAAGCCGGTCGGCGCATCGGCATGAGCTGGATGCTGCTCAGCACCCTCGGCGCAATCGCCACAGGATTCGTCGGTTTCGCCTACTTCACCAGCAAGGGCGAAACCCTCGAAAGCGCCGAAACAGTGTTTCTCCGGTTGACGGAGATCATGTTTCACCCATTCATCGCCGGAATCGTGGTCGCCGCTGTGCTCGCCGCCGTGATGTCGACAATATCGTCGCAGCTGATCGTCTGCTCGTCGGCCCTGGTCGAAGACATCTATCACGCTTTCGGCACACAGGCCAGCCCGAAGAAGCTCGTCAACTACGGCCGACTAGGAGTGCTGATGGTTGCGACAGTAGCGATGCTGATCGCGCTGTCCCCTGACGGGACGATCCTTGACCTTGTGGGCTTCGCTTGGGCGGGGTTCGGCGCCGGGTTCGGCCCGCTGATCATCTTGTCGTTGTTCTGGCGCAAACTCACATCCATCGGTGCGCTCGCCGGAATGATCAGCGGTGCCGTAGTAGTTGGCATCTGGGGTCAAATCGAGGAACTCGCAGCCAGGATGTATGAAATTGTTCCTGGCTTCATAACAGGCGCCGCCGTAGCCGTCCTGGTATCGCTGGCCACCGCGCGTCACGATGAAGACATCGAACGCGAGTTCTCCCAGATGGAAGAGGCAATTCGCGAACCCGCAAACGGCAGCGCCGCGGCTGCTGGTGAGGGCTGATCGGTGACGGCCACGTGTAGGGCAAATCTGCCCACCCTCAGTGTTGAAGGCCAAGCACACCGAGGCCACTGACTCATGGCTCTACCGGCCTCAGCGGTCTCCAACCGACTGCGGTCGGACTCCGATCGGGTGTGCAATAGATGTATGAGCACCGAGATGACGTGCACGGTCGGCGGTGCACGTTGAGATGACTGCACAGTTGCGGGACCGTGCTCAGCACAATGCCGAGATCAGCTCGATCGTCTCGAGCCGGGCACTCTCGAGATCCTCGCGGATCACGCCCGGAGCTGGTTCGTAGAGCATGAGCAGAAACCGTGAAGGGTTCGTCCGGATGTCGACACCAAACCCCAATGACCGTGGCCTCACTGATGCACTCGACCGCGCTGACGACCTGCGTCGCGTCGCGCGGGAGGACTTTGGCTGGGAGTCGCTCAAACCTGGCCAGCTCGAGGCGATGACACCGATACTCGACGGCCGCGACGTGGTCGCCGCGATGCCCACCGGATACGGCAAGTCCGCGGTCTATCAGGTGACGGCGGCGCTGCGCGAGGGCATGACACTGGTGATCTCGCCGCTCATCGCGCTCGAGCACGATCAGGTGTCGGGCATCGAGTCGGCCGACGACGCTCCGATCGCGCTGGCACTCAACTCGACGCTGGGGCCGCGTCGGACTGCGGAGGCCTGGCGGATCGTCGAGCAGGCGGGCGCCGAGTACGTGTTTCTCGCCCCCGAGCAGCTCGCGAACGAGACGACCCTCGCGCGCCTCGCCGACGTCGACATCTCGCTGATCGTGGTCGACGAGGCACACTGCATCAGCGCATGGGGCCACGACTTCCGCCCCGACTACCTGCGACTCGGTTCGGTAATCGAGCGACTCGGCCATCCCCCGGTCCTGGCGTTGACTGCGACCGCGTCGCCACCCGTGCGGGAGGAGATCGTCACCCAACTCCGGATGCGTAAACCGGTCGTGGCGGTCGGCGGATTCGACCGACCTAACATTCGACTCGAGGTGTGGCGGTGTACCACCGCCAAGGACAAGAGGCACACCTTGCTTGCGCGGGTGCCGGAGGTCGCGCAGGAGGGCACCGGACTGCTCTACGTCTCGACCCGTGCCGCGACGCTGCAATACGCCCGCTGGATCGCCGACGCGGGGTTGCGCACCGCGGCGTATCACGGCGGGATGCGCGGGGCGGATCGCACCCACGTCCACGACGGGTTTCGGGAAAACCGGTTCGATGTCGTGGTGGCAACGTCGGCGTTCGGGCTCGGCATCGACAAGCCCGACGTGCGGTTCGTATTGCACGAGTCGGTACCGGATTCGCTCGACGACTACTACCAGCAGATCGGACGGGCCGGCCGCGACGGTGCCGACGCGCTCGCGTTGCTGTTCTACCGCCCGGAGGATCTGGCCCTGCGCACGTTCTTCGCCTCGAGTCACCCCCAGTACGACGCAATGCGCCGGATCTACCGTGCTCTACCAACCGAGCCGATATCACTGCGCGAGTTGCGGTTCCGCACAGGACTACGCTCTCGGACCGTGACCAACGCGGTCAATCTACTGGCCCGCGCCGGTGTCATCGATGACGGGGACTCCGGCATCGCTTCCGCGGGTGTCGCAGACGACGACGCGGTAACGGCGGCGCTGCGCGTCGCCACGACCGACCGGAGGATGGACCGCTCCCGTGTCGAGATGATGCGGGGCTACGCCGAAACCCGCGGGTGCCGTCGCCGGTTCCTGCTCGAGTACTTCGGCGAACACCCCGAGCGGCCGTGTGGGAATTGCGACCGCTGTGACGAAAACAGCTGTGCACCAATATATTTAGAGCATTTACCATTCCCTGTCGATACCCGAGTGACTCACCGGGACTGGGGTGCCGGCGTTGTGATCCGCGCCGAAGCTGACCGGATTACCGTCCTTTTCGACGAGCACGGCTATCGAACCCTGTCTCTGGATGCGCTCGCGGGTACGGGTCTGCTGCAAGCATTGCCCTGACATCGTGGCGCGCCGAAACGATCGACGCGCCACGATCCATCGCGTGTCAGGGCATCAAGGAACCCGCGACCATCATCTGAGCGACGGTCGGCAACACTGCCGAACCGACAACAGCGCTACCGATCGCGGGAACGATCAGCTCCGGCGGGAAGGGCGGTGCCGGCGGAGGCGCAGCCGGCGCCACGTACGGCGCCACGTACGGTTCCGGTGCCACCGGCGTCGGGTCGGCCAAGCGGGTCCACGTACCGCAGAAGTCGGAACTGAATGCGAGGTCGGAGCTGTAAATCTGCACGAACTGCCGACCCGAGGCGAAGTCGTTCGCGATGATGTCGTCGAGTTCGCCGGACAGCCCGCTCAGCCGCTCCCAGTAACACCCGTCGCTCCACTGGGATTGATACACACCGGGCTCGATGTGCGTGCCCACCAGGTAGGTGCCCTCGCCGAACGTTGTTGCTGCGGCACCGGCCGTGCCGGTTCCCAAAGCGACCGCGCCGGCCACCGCCGCCGCAACCGCTACACACTTCCGAAACACTTTGTGAATCTCGATTCTGCTCGTAGTAGGTGGGGCCGAACATTGCGACCATCCGACGAGATCGGAATCCATACACGCGCCCCCCGAATTGCCAATCAGGTCTATCACCTCGGTCCGACAAGTCGGACGTTCGGGTTTGCTCGAGCGCCGATACTCAGACTGTCGCGCGCCTGGAATTGAACAGGACGGAGACAAGCCCGAGGCCATAGATCGCGCCACCGGCCAGCACAAGTGGTAGCGATTGGCCGTCCGGGGCGACGACGAGCGAAGCAGCTGCGATCGACGCGACGAAAGCCGCGTTGAAGACGGTGTCTTGGAGCGCGAACACCTGTCCTCGCCGGTCGTCCTCGATCTCTATCTGCATCGCCGCGTCCCCGGTGAGCTTGATGGTCTGCCCCGCGAAGCCGAGGAGGAACGCACCGCCGAGCAGCGACACCTGGGTGAGTATCGCGACAAAAGTCAATTGCACCACGATGGCGAGGATCAATCCTCCGATGATGGTGCGGGACCGTCCGATACGCGGAACCAAGAAGGGAGTGGTTATCGCCGCCAGGAGCATGCCGGCCGCAGTGGCTCCGACGGCGACACCGAAACCTGCCAGCCCATCGGGCAGCGGGCTGACGGTGGTCGTGTCGCGCAGCACCAGCACCATGATCAACGTGTTGATGCCGAAGACGATACGGTGCGCGCCGATTCCGATCATGGCTGTGGTGACACCGGGCGAATGCCACACGGCCATCAATCCGGTCCGTAGGCCGGCGGCGATTGCGCGGACGGCGCCAGGTGCGGGTTTCTCATCCGCGTGTGGGCCGAGGAGGCGATGGTGGAAGCGGGAGGCCGCGAGTGCCCCCACCATGGATCCGGAGGCGGATGCCGCCACGGCGATCGACGTACCGCGGTTGTCCGAGCCCAGGACCTCGATGATCGCCACCGAGGTCGCGGCCCCGAGCGAGGTGATCACGGAACCGGTAGTGGCGAGTACCGAATTGGTCGCGACCAGCCAGGACCGATGCACCACCCGGGGCAACGCCGCCGAGGCACCCGCCAGCACGAAACGGCTCACTCCGATGGCGGCGAGGGCGAGCAGCAGGAGCGGAGTGTCGCCGGCCCCGGATCCCAGTAGGACGGCGGTCACCAGGATCAGCAGTCCGCGCAGCACATTCGCCCACAGCAGCACGCTCCGTCGATCCCAGCGGTCCAGGAGCGCGCCCGCGTACGGTCCGATCACCGAGTACGGGAGAAGCAGGACTGCGAAGCCGGCGGCGATGGCCAGAGGATCGGTCTCACGCTCGGGGTTGAAGAGGATCGCCCCACCGAGCGCGGCTTGAAACATCCCGTCGCCGAATTGGCTGGCGAAGCGCACGGTCGCGAGACGGGCCAGCCCGGGTGACCGTCGCAGTGTGTAGACGACGCGGCGCCATGCCTGACGCCGAGCCCCGAGCTTTTTCGCCATTCGCAAGACCCTATCCGGCGGCGCTGACCCTTGCCTGCCACCAGGCGACGGTGTCTTCGGCGGCCCGGGCCAGCGGCGTCGGACGTAGATCGAGCCGGGCCTCGCTCTCGGCGGAGTCCATGACGAAGGGTTCCTCGAACTGGTACAGCATCTCCGCGAGTTCCCGGGTGCCGCGGTGGATGAGACCCCCGGCGCGGAACACCCAACCCGGCAGCCCGCTCACCTTCGGTGCCGGGACGCCGGCGGCGTCGGCAAAAGCCTCCACCAACTGTCGTTGCGTGACGGCTGGGGCCGTCGGCGCGTGAAGCACCGAGTTCCACAGTGCCCGGTCGTGTGCAGCGGTGATCATGGCGTCGGCGAGATCTGGAACGTAGGTGAACGAGTGGGGTTGATCGGCGCAGCCGAGCACCCGCATCGTCTTGCCGGCGAGGACCGCGGGGACCATGCGTTCTCCGGCGTGAGCATTCATCACGTGCGGCCCGAAGAAATCAGAGGCGACCACGCTCACGGTCGGGGTTGTCGATGCGGCGCGCGCCTGTAGGAGCCGTGTACGGACGCCACGCTTGCCGGTGGTGGCATTGCGTGGGGTGTGCTCGGTTATCGGCTGTTCGGAGGCGTCATAGGAGTAGAGGCTTTCGGGAAAGACCACGACGGCCCCAACGACGCCGGCGGCCTCGAGCACTCTCTGCTCGGCCGCAGGGAGTTCACGTTCCCAGGCCGCGGCTTCGTAGGCGGCGTGAACGCAGTGATACACCGCGACGGCGCCGTCGAGCGCCTCGCGAAGCGCCGCGGCATCGTTGATATCCACCTTCCGGCGCTCGATCAGGGGGTGATCCGGTCCGCTTCCGGAGCGGGTGAGCACACGTACTCGTCTCCCCTGCTGCGCGAGTTGCGAAGCGATGGTCCAACCGACGGGCCCTGCCCCGGTGACGATCTCGATATCCGACATTCTCTACTCCCCGCTGCTCGAGTTAGCTTCTAGTCAATTTCGAGAGCACTGCTCTCGAAACCAAGAGTGCACGGTTCTTGTCACAAAGTCAAGAGCAGTGCTCTCTTTTGTTGACACCGCTCTCCATGCTTGCCAGGCTGGAGTCATGCCACGAACAACCCCGCGGGAACGGGCCCGTGAACAGACACTGCAAGACATCACCCGGATCGGCCGTGAACATCTGGCGGCTGTCGGTGCGGCCGCGCTGTCGCTGAGGGCGGTCGCGCGGGATCTCGGCGTGGTGTCGTCCGCCGTGTACCGGTACGTCGGCAGCCGCGACGAGTTGCTGACGTTGCTCGTCGTCGACGGGTACAACGAACTCGGCGAAGAGGTCGAGGCGGCTGTGGCATCCGCGGAGGATCCGCGCGAGCGATTCCTCGCCCTCGGCCGCGCGGTGCGCGAGTGGGCGCTGCGCGAACCGGCTCGCTACGGGTTGCTGTTCGGAAGTCCCGTTCCCGGTTATCACGCGCCTGGCGAGCAGACCATGACCCCGGGGACGCGGGTGGTCGTCGCTCTCGTCGGTATCTTCGGCGACGCCTACGCGAGTGGAAAACTATCGGCAAACATTGTGAGCCCGATCGGGGACGAACTGTCAGAAGATTTCGCTCGCATCCGTGGAGAAATTGG
It encodes:
- the putP gene encoding sodium/proline symporter PutP — protein: MTASSTFEMLAIGLYFAAMIAIGYYAYRQTSDLDDYLLGGRRLRPSVAALSAGASDMSGFLLLGIPGAIFAAGLGEAWIVIGLVIGAYLNWLLVAPRLRAYTEIANNSITVPSFFENRFRTHSHLLRITAGAVILVFFTFYVSSGLVAGGVFFESVFGWSYTTGMLVVAGTTLSYTLFGGFLGATLTDVAQGLLMMAALIVVPIAAIIAVGGPSEVLNAIHAADAAHNLAAPGDELSHTSLWFGGSVTAIVSAVAWGLGYFGQPHIIVRFMGMRSPADAKAGRRIGMSWMLLSTLGAIATGFVGFAYFTSKGETLESAETVFLRLTEIMFHPFIAGIVVAAVLAAVMSTISSQLIVCSSALVEDIYHAFGTQASPKKLVNYGRLGVLMVATVAMLIALSPDGTILDLVGFAWAGFGAGFGPLIILSLFWRKLTSIGALAGMISGAVVVGIWGQIEELAARMYEIVPGFITGAAVAVLVSLATARHDEDIEREFSQMEEAIREPANGSAAAAGEG
- a CDS encoding RecQ family ATP-dependent DNA helicase, with the translated sequence MSTPNPNDRGLTDALDRADDLRRVAREDFGWESLKPGQLEAMTPILDGRDVVAAMPTGYGKSAVYQVTAALREGMTLVISPLIALEHDQVSGIESADDAPIALALNSTLGPRRTAEAWRIVEQAGAEYVFLAPEQLANETTLARLADVDISLIVVDEAHCISAWGHDFRPDYLRLGSVIERLGHPPVLALTATASPPVREEIVTQLRMRKPVVAVGGFDRPNIRLEVWRCTTAKDKRHTLLARVPEVAQEGTGLLYVSTRAATLQYARWIADAGLRTAAYHGGMRGADRTHVHDGFRENRFDVVVATSAFGLGIDKPDVRFVLHESVPDSLDDYYQQIGRAGRDGADALALLFYRPEDLALRTFFASSHPQYDAMRRIYRALPTEPISLRELRFRTGLRSRTVTNAVNLLARAGVIDDGDSGIASAGVADDDAVTAALRVATTDRRMDRSRVEMMRGYAETRGCRRRFLLEYFGEHPERPCGNCDRCDENSCAPIYLEHLPFPVDTRVTHRDWGAGVVIRAEADRITVLFDEHGYRTLSLDALAGTGLLQALP
- a CDS encoding MFS transporter, yielding MAKKLGARRQAWRRVVYTLRRSPGLARLATVRFASQFGDGMFQAALGGAILFNPERETDPLAIAAGFAVLLLPYSVIGPYAGALLDRWDRRSVLLWANVLRGLLILVTAVLLGSGAGDTPLLLLALAAIGVSRFVLAGASAALPRVVHRSWLVATNSVLATTGSVITSLGAATSVAIIEVLGSDNRGTSIAVAASASGSMVGALAASRFHHRLLGPHADEKPAPGAVRAIAAGLRTGLMAVWHSPGVTTAMIGIGAHRIVFGINTLIMVLVLRDTTTVSPLPDGLAGFGVAVGATAAGMLLAAITTPFLVPRIGRSRTIIGGLILAIVVQLTFVAILTQVSLLGGAFLLGFAGQTIKLTGDAAMQIEIEDDRRGQVFALQDTVFNAAFVASIAAASLVVAPDGQSLPLVLAGGAIYGLGLVSVLFNSRRATV
- a CDS encoding NAD-dependent epimerase/dehydratase family protein produces the protein MSDIEIVTGAGPVGWTIASQLAQQGRRVRVLTRSGSGPDHPLIERRKVDINDAAALREALDGAVAVYHCVHAAYEAAAWERELPAAEQRVLEAAGVVGAVVVFPESLYSYDASEQPITEHTPRNATTGKRGVRTRLLQARAASTTPTVSVVASDFFGPHVMNAHAGERMVPAVLAGKTMRVLGCADQPHSFTYVPDLADAMITAAHDRALWNSVLHAPTAPAVTQRQLVEAFADAAGVPAPKVSGLPGWVFRAGGLIHRGTRELAEMLYQFEEPFVMDSAESEARLDLRPTPLARAAEDTVAWWQARVSAAG
- a CDS encoding TetR/AcrR family transcriptional regulator codes for the protein MPRTTPRERAREQTLQDITRIGREHLAAVGAAALSLRAVARDLGVVSSAVYRYVGSRDELLTLLVVDGYNELGEEVEAAVASAEDPRERFLALGRAVREWALREPARYGLLFGSPVPGYHAPGEQTMTPGTRVVVALVGIFGDAYASGKLSANIVSPIGDELSEDFARIRGEIGLEVPDHLLARGVLVWTALFGAVNFEVFGQYGSDTYTRPGELFEHHLAVLAETAGFPPE